A stretch of Streptococcus chenjunshii DNA encodes these proteins:
- a CDS encoding aldo/keto reductase, translated as MATEHKKEAQIALGTWSWGVGGFAGGNVVFGNELDTEDLKSVFAEALSSGLNVFDTAYAYANGESERILGELAADYDRSQLVISDKFTPGMQDDTAPDPVEAMLTGSLKRLGTDYIDIYWIHNAADVERWTPYLANLVKSGRVRRIGVSNHSLEQVKRVQEILAPSGIKLAAVQNHFSLLYRNSLTDGLLDYCKENAIDFFAYMVLEQGALSGKYDEDHLLPADSNRGKTYNPLFPSLKDLLAKLRALADDYQVTPAQIATAWAIGRGTRPILGVTKVEQVQDALKASELSLTAAELDALEELAAASGVDTRGGWEGEA; from the coding sequence ATGGCAACTGAACATAAAAAGGAAGCACAGATAGCTTTGGGAACTTGGTCGTGGGGTGTCGGCGGTTTTGCTGGCGGCAATGTCGTTTTTGGAAATGAATTAGATACTGAAGATTTAAAATCAGTTTTTGCTGAAGCTCTTTCGTCTGGACTCAATGTTTTTGATACGGCCTATGCATATGCAAATGGGGAATCGGAACGTATTTTAGGAGAATTGGCTGCGGATTATGATCGCAGTCAGCTTGTCATTTCTGATAAATTTACTCCAGGCATGCAGGATGATACGGCACCTGATCCAGTAGAAGCGATGCTGACTGGCAGTTTAAAGCGTCTGGGAACAGATTACATCGATATTTACTGGATTCATAATGCAGCTGATGTTGAACGCTGGACCCCTTATCTTGCAAATTTGGTGAAATCTGGCCGAGTTAGACGTATCGGTGTTTCTAACCATAGTTTGGAACAAGTTAAGCGTGTTCAGGAAATTTTAGCGCCGTCAGGTATCAAACTGGCAGCTGTACAAAACCATTTCAGTTTACTTTACCGCAACTCATTGACAGATGGTTTGCTTGATTATTGTAAAGAAAATGCGATTGATTTTTTTGCTTATATGGTTTTAGAGCAAGGTGCTTTATCAGGGAAATATGATGAAGATCATTTATTGCCGGCTGATTCTAACCGTGGAAAAACCTACAATCCGCTTTTTCCATCGCTTAAAGATCTGCTTGCTAAACTGCGGGCATTAGCAGATGATTATCAGGTCACCCCTGCTCAAATTGCTACTGCTTGGGCTATTGGCCGCGGTACTCGGCCGATTCTAGGTGTTACCAAAGTTGAACAGGTTCAGGATGCTCTCAAAGCCTCTGAACTGTCCTTAACCGCTGCAGAGCTTGATGCGTTAGAAGAACTAGCCGCAGCGTCAGGAGTAGATACTCGCGGAGGTTGGGAAGGAGAAGCGTAG
- a CDS encoding YciI family protein yields the protein MYLIDIQLKTDRIPPEQADELLQGHRAWFKKYADEGNFLAVGPYTDQDMAGLIIAQAADRDSLNAIISQDVYAPDKADYSVREFQANIIAENIAAFKGK from the coding sequence ATGTATTTGATTGATATTCAACTAAAAACGGATCGCATTCCGCCTGAACAGGCGGATGAGCTTTTGCAGGGACATCGTGCCTGGTTTAAGAAATATGCTGATGAGGGGAATTTCTTGGCAGTCGGTCCTTATACTGATCAGGATATGGCTGGACTTATTATCGCTCAGGCAGCTGATCGCGATAGTCTGAATGCTATTATCAGTCAGGATGTTTATGCGCCTGATAAAGCAGATTATAGCGTTCGTGAGTTTCAGGCTAATATTATTGCTGAGAATATAGCAGCATTCAAAGGAAAGTAA
- a CDS encoding NAD(P)H-dependent oxidoreductase, giving the protein MQTTVFLFHPHRRESRVNRTLAETVEKIIPVRYLYDLYPDGKIDVAAEQAVLEKTDRIVLQFPMYWYGAPSLVKEWENQVLQYGWAYGSSGNALHGKELVIAITPGATLADYSHTGSAKYTVTELLRPFQATSHLIGTIYKRPFSVDGMQLSDEELSQAAQDYAAYLLEDNLITLGDYE; this is encoded by the coding sequence ATGCAAACAACTGTCTTTCTATTCCATCCTCATCGCAGAGAGTCCAGAGTCAACCGGACTTTAGCGGAAACAGTAGAAAAAATTATTCCAGTACGTTATTTATATGATTTATATCCCGATGGAAAAATTGATGTTGCAGCAGAGCAGGCAGTATTAGAAAAAACAGATCGAATTGTTTTACAGTTTCCCATGTATTGGTATGGAGCTCCGTCTTTGGTTAAGGAATGGGAAAATCAAGTTTTACAGTACGGCTGGGCTTACGGAAGTTCCGGAAATGCCCTGCATGGTAAAGAGCTGGTTATTGCCATTACACCAGGCGCAACGCTGGCTGATTACAGCCACACGGGTTCAGCAAAATATACTGTTACAGAATTACTTCGTCCGTTTCAAGCAACAAGCCATTTGATCGGTACAATTTATAAGCGGCCCTTTTCTGTGGATGGCATGCAGTTATCAGATGAAGAGCTATCTCAGGCGGCTCAAGATTATGCAGCTTATCTTCTTGAGGACAATTTAATTACCTTAGGAGATTACGAATAG
- a CDS encoding low temperature requirement protein A has translation MSVVQHKKVELTELFYDLVYVYAISQVTSLIHHVHHGIVEPYAFFTFFIGLIIFINSWMVQTVFTNRFGSNSLTNILFMFAQMICLLISSTAVTEDWSSDFTLFILPVAFISFILLLQYVAEYFKTDNQADKQFIRQFFYILGIRSAVLFLAVWLPYQIGLLVAAAGIIFTWLLPSILTAPTKRMMHEGVTPLSFPHLIERLSLLVIITFGEMLIGIAPYFTRGRLSLDSFLIFLIVTNLFMIYIVEIDHLIDVNTSGVSGNGAIYYHYPILFGLSLVTVSLGFLGNQEADSGFALLMLYLGILLLLGALFLHGAYNKKTHRFNRSFYLSNFGLLVCGFVVSLFFLNSAHVLVMIAFLTTMLIMILFVRFNLKRLSPVN, from the coding sequence ATGTCGGTTGTTCAGCATAAAAAAGTAGAGTTGACAGAACTTTTTTATGATTTAGTTTATGTTTATGCCATCAGTCAGGTGACATCACTTATTCATCATGTTCATCATGGAATTGTGGAACCTTATGCCTTCTTTACTTTTTTTATCGGTTTAATTATTTTTATTAATTCATGGATGGTTCAGACTGTTTTTACCAATCGTTTCGGCAGCAATTCTCTGACCAATATTCTGTTTATGTTTGCTCAAATGATCTGCCTTTTAATTTCTTCAACAGCTGTTACAGAAGATTGGTCATCAGATTTCACTCTATTTATACTGCCGGTTGCCTTTATCTCTTTTATTTTGTTGTTACAGTATGTTGCTGAATATTTTAAAACAGATAATCAAGCTGATAAACAGTTCATTCGTCAGTTTTTCTATATTTTAGGCATTCGTTCTGCTGTTTTATTTTTAGCGGTATGGCTTCCGTATCAAATTGGTTTGCTGGTAGCAGCTGCCGGTATTATTTTTACTTGGCTTTTGCCTAGTATTTTAACCGCTCCTACTAAACGGATGATGCATGAAGGAGTGACTCCTTTAAGTTTTCCTCACCTGATTGAACGTCTGTCCCTTCTGGTGATTATTACTTTTGGAGAAATGCTTATTGGGATTGCTCCTTATTTTACAAGAGGACGGCTTTCTCTCGATTCTTTTTTGATTTTTCTGATTGTAACCAATCTTTTCATGATTTATATCGTAGAAATAGATCATTTGATTGATGTTAATACATCCGGTGTTTCAGGCAATGGGGCGATTTATTATCATTATCCTATTTTATTCGGTCTCAGTCTTGTAACAGTGTCACTTGGCTTTTTAGGCAATCAGGAGGCTGATAGCGGTTTTGCCCTGCTCATGCTCTATTTAGGGATTCTTTTACTTTTAGGAGCACTTTTTCTGCACGGTGCTTACAATAAAAAAACACACCGCTTCAATCGTTCTTTTTATCTGAGCAATTTTGGCTTGCTTGTCTGCGGTTTTGTTGTCAGTCTGTTTTTCCTTAATTCTGCCCATGTTTTGGTCATGATTGCTTTTTTGACAACAATGCTGATCATGATACTTTTTGTCCGTTTTAATTTAAAAAGGCTTAGCCCTGTTAATTAG
- a CDS encoding putative quinol monooxygenase, translated as MDNRLQKAPLMRIFKLKVASDKLTEFSEIGQHNLTTSIAKEPGTLAMYSTSSPDEPSTFYIAEIYENTEAYEKHVASEHFQSFASFAAEHLTDRLVYQLHPQWLKEKAEAISAQGKDSLTVKLAEVDVKTESNQAFRDIVVKEMAAAMEKETGVLAMYAATLADNPASWRFFEIYADNAAYEKHRQTQHFKTYIEQTAEMVQTKKLLTLTADILVNQGGLFFDLFL; from the coding sequence ATGGACAACCGTTTACAAAAAGCGCCTTTAATGAGAATTTTTAAGCTTAAAGTAGCATCGGATAAACTGACAGAGTTTTCAGAAATAGGTCAACATAATTTAACAACATCGATTGCAAAAGAGCCGGGGACTCTGGCTATGTACAGCACCTCCTCACCTGACGAGCCAAGTACTTTTTATATTGCTGAAATTTACGAAAATACTGAAGCTTATGAGAAACATGTTGCTTCTGAACATTTCCAGTCTTTCGCCAGCTTTGCTGCTGAGCATTTGACTGATCGTCTTGTTTATCAGCTGCACCCGCAGTGGCTGAAGGAAAAAGCAGAAGCCATATCTGCTCAAGGGAAGGACAGCTTAACAGTTAAATTAGCGGAGGTTGATGTTAAAACTGAGTCTAATCAGGCTTTTCGCGATATTGTTGTTAAAGAAATGGCAGCAGCAATGGAAAAGGAAACAGGTGTTTTAGCTATGTATGCAGCAACACTTGCTGACAATCCTGCTTCTTGGCGGTTTTTCGAAATTTATGCTGATAATGCAGCCTATGAAAAACACCGCCAAACTCAGCATTTTAAGACTTATATTGAACAGACTGCAGAGATGGTGCAAACCAAAAAATTATTAACGTTGACCGCAGATATACTGGTTAACCAAGGCGGCTTGTTTTTTGACCTATTTTTGTAG
- a CDS encoding amidohydrolase family protein — protein sequence MEKVDVFAHVLLPEFYQRMLMLDQDLPKKMPFIQNPLLGDINLRRQHKTAGVRQVISYVNINPEDYVSGKTAALLTRKANTELLQTVQENPDLFAGAVAMLALNNIDESLQIIDDFVMEHEEILGVQLFTRHLGQSVADPAFKPIFAKCAQLGLTIWLHPVFDERKPDNNIVFSWEYELSQAMMQIVQAEYFQEFPNLKILVHHAGAMIPYFAGRIAHILPAHLADDFSKFYVDTALLGNTKALELAAAYFGIGHVFFGTDAPLGILPAGAGKEILAAIEEMGISQSDKEAILYHNFADKLYRK from the coding sequence ATGGAGAAGGTTGATGTTTTTGCTCATGTCCTCTTGCCTGAATTTTATCAGAGAATGCTCATGTTAGATCAGGATTTACCTAAGAAAATGCCTTTTATTCAAAACCCGCTTTTAGGTGATATAAATCTGCGCCGACAGCATAAAACGGCAGGTGTACGTCAGGTTATTTCTTATGTCAACATCAATCCGGAAGACTATGTGTCTGGAAAAACAGCTGCTCTTTTAACGAGAAAAGCGAATACAGAATTACTGCAGACGGTACAGGAAAATCCAGATTTGTTTGCTGGTGCTGTTGCTATGCTGGCGCTAAATAATATTGACGAGAGCCTGCAAATAATTGATGATTTTGTCATGGAACATGAGGAAATTTTAGGTGTTCAGCTTTTTACCAGACATTTAGGTCAGTCTGTTGCGGATCCTGCTTTTAAACCCATTTTTGCCAAATGCGCTCAGCTAGGACTTACAATTTGGCTGCACCCAGTTTTTGATGAGCGTAAGCCTGATAACAATATTGTATTTTCTTGGGAATACGAGCTGTCTCAAGCCATGATGCAAATTGTCCAAGCAGAGTATTTCCAAGAGTTTCCCAATCTAAAAATACTTGTCCATCATGCTGGGGCCATGATTCCTTATTTTGCTGGACGCATTGCGCATATTCTGCCTGCTCATCTGGCAGATGATTTTTCTAAATTTTATGTTGATACAGCCTTGTTGGGGAATACCAAGGCGTTAGAATTAGCCGCTGCTTATTTTGGAATCGGCCATGTTTTCTTTGGGACAGACGCTCCTCTTGGTATTCTGCCTGCTGGGGCTGGTAAGGAAATACTGGCAGCTATTGAGGAGATGGGGATTTCTCAGTCAGATAAAGAAGCGATTCTTTACCACAATTTTGCAGATAAACTATATAGAAAGTGA
- a CDS encoding MerR family transcriptional regulator — protein MVEKTYTITEVSQKYNINANTLRYYERIGLLPRIPRQSNGNRYFTEDLLKWLEMIICLRHSDISIERLLEYANLLRQGEGTLDARETLLRQQLELLYKKKQNLQRSIDRLEHKIALYKSGEIAEGNSYYEEYRIFADQSEGD, from the coding sequence CTGGTGGAGAAGACTTATACTATTACAGAAGTTAGTCAAAAATATAATATAAATGCTAATACGTTGCGCTATTATGAACGAATCGGGCTTCTGCCCCGAATTCCCAGACAAAGCAATGGCAATCGGTATTTTACGGAAGATTTGCTGAAATGGCTGGAGATGATTATCTGTCTGCGTCATTCTGATATTTCAATCGAGCGCCTGCTTGAATATGCTAATTTACTGCGGCAGGGCGAAGGGACCCTTGATGCACGGGAGACCTTGCTCCGGCAGCAACTGGAACTCCTGTATAAGAAAAAACAAAATTTACAGCGGTCAATTGACCGCTTAGAGCATAAAATTGCTCTTTATAAATCAGGAGAGATTGCTGAAGGGAATTCTTATTATGAAGAATACCGTATTTTTGCAGATCAGTCAGAAGGAGACTGA
- a CDS encoding glucosaminidase domain-containing protein — protein sequence MKKIRLKKKQKNNLTILLLLLSVLALIFAAYQGKEEAKQPEETFLQDQTTLDFIRTIGPTAQEIAAANDLYASVMIAQAVLESDSGQSTLSQAPNFNFFGIKGDYLGQSVSMPTLEDDGKGNMYQIDADFRSYGSQRESLQDYAQLLQKDIYRNVRRSYAHSYQEATTALTGTYATDTAYGEKLNHIIEAYGLTIYDRF from the coding sequence ATGAAAAAAATAAGATTAAAGAAAAAACAAAAAAATAACTTAACTATTTTACTTTTGCTTCTTTCTGTTTTGGCACTTATTTTTGCTGCTTATCAAGGGAAGGAAGAAGCAAAACAACCTGAGGAGACTTTTCTTCAGGATCAAACAACTCTTGATTTTATCAGGACTATCGGACCAACTGCTCAGGAAATTGCTGCAGCAAATGATCTCTATGCCTCAGTTATGATTGCTCAGGCTGTGTTGGAATCTGACAGCGGACAGTCTACACTCAGTCAGGCGCCTAATTTTAATTTTTTTGGGATAAAAGGTGACTATCTGGGGCAATCTGTCTCTATGCCTACTTTAGAAGATGACGGAAAAGGTAATATGTATCAGATTGATGCAGATTTCCGCTCTTACGGCAGTCAGAGAGAGTCTCTGCAGGATTATGCACAGCTTCTCCAAAAAGATATTTACAGAAATGTCAGAAGATCCTATGCGCACTCTTATCAGGAAGCTACTACAGCTTTAACCGGTACCTATGCTACCGATACGGCTTATGGAGAAAAATTGAATCACATTATTGAAGCTTATGGCCTGACTATTTATGATCGGTTTTGA
- a CDS encoding PTS fructose transporter subunit IIABC, translating into MKIQDLLKKEVMILDLQAVTKEAAVDEMVTKLVDKGIVTDFATFKEGIMNREAQTSTGLGDGIAMPHSKNAAVKEATVLFAKSQAGVDYEALDGQPVDLFFMIAAPDGANDTHLAALAELSKYLLKDGFADKLRQVTSPEQVIAVFDETEAEAGSQASAPAAASVSSEDQPLIVAVTACTTGIAHTYMAEEALIKQGQEMGVQVRVETNGASGIGNKLTDDEIKRAKGVIVAADKAVEMSRFNGKPLISRPVADGIKKSEELINLVLDGKAETYTASETAAPESKTEKNSLGGAFYKHLMSGVSQMLPFVIGGGIMIALAFLLDNLLGVPQDQLGSLGSYNEIAALFKSVGDVAFNFMLPVLAGYIAYSIAEKPGLVAGFVAGAIASSGLAWGKVPFAAAVNDVPDAIPSGFLGALVGGFLAGGVILLLKKLLAGLPRSLEGIKSILLYPLLGVFVTGFLMLAVNIPMAAINTALNNFLESLSGSSAVLMGLVLGGMMAIDMGGPFNKAAYVFGTGTLAASIADGGSVVMAAVMAGGMVPPLAIFVATLLFKNKFTEEERNSGLTNIIMGLSFITEGAIPFAAADPGRAIPSFMAGSALAGALVGYAGIKLMAPHGGIFVIALTSNPLLYILFVLVGAVVSGILFGALRKAQ; encoded by the coding sequence ATGAAAATCCAAGACTTACTGAAAAAAGAAGTCATGATTCTTGATTTGCAGGCAGTTACTAAGGAGGCTGCTGTTGACGAAATGGTTACAAAGCTTGTAGATAAGGGCATTGTAACAGATTTTGCCACCTTTAAAGAAGGGATTATGAACCGTGAAGCACAAACATCAACCGGCCTGGGTGATGGGATTGCGATGCCACACAGCAAAAATGCAGCTGTTAAGGAAGCGACAGTTCTCTTTGCGAAATCACAGGCAGGCGTTGATTATGAAGCGCTTGACGGACAGCCTGTTGATCTTTTCTTTATGATTGCTGCTCCGGATGGAGCCAATGACACACATTTAGCAGCCTTGGCTGAGCTGTCAAAATACCTTTTAAAAGACGGTTTTGCAGACAAATTGCGCCAAGTTACAAGTCCTGAACAGGTTATCGCTGTTTTTGATGAAACAGAAGCAGAGGCTGGCAGCCAAGCGTCAGCGCCTGCTGCTGCATCAGTCTCTTCAGAAGACCAGCCTCTCATTGTTGCTGTGACAGCTTGTACGACAGGTATTGCGCATACCTATATGGCTGAAGAAGCCTTGATCAAACAAGGTCAGGAAATGGGGGTTCAAGTCCGCGTGGAAACGAACGGCGCCTCAGGGATTGGCAATAAACTGACAGATGATGAAATTAAACGTGCTAAAGGTGTTATTGTCGCTGCCGATAAAGCCGTTGAAATGTCACGTTTCAATGGAAAGCCTCTGATATCCCGTCCTGTTGCTGATGGGATTAAGAAGTCAGAAGAATTGATTAATCTTGTTCTTGACGGAAAGGCAGAAACCTATACCGCTTCTGAGACGGCTGCACCTGAAAGCAAGACAGAGAAAAACAGCCTTGGCGGTGCTTTCTATAAACACCTGATGAGCGGTGTTTCCCAGATGCTGCCGTTTGTAATCGGCGGCGGAATTATGATTGCCTTAGCCTTCCTTCTGGATAATCTGCTGGGTGTACCGCAGGACCAGCTGGGCAGTCTTGGTTCCTATAATGAAATCGCTGCTTTGTTTAAGAGTGTCGGGGATGTTGCTTTTAACTTTATGTTGCCGGTTCTTGCTGGTTACATTGCCTATTCAATTGCTGAGAAACCAGGGCTAGTTGCCGGTTTTGTTGCCGGAGCTATTGCTTCATCCGGTCTTGCTTGGGGCAAGGTCCCATTTGCAGCTGCTGTAAACGATGTTCCGGATGCTATCCCTTCTGGTTTTCTTGGAGCTCTTGTCGGCGGTTTCCTTGCCGGCGGTGTGATTCTGCTCCTCAAAAAGCTCCTTGCCGGCCTGCCTCGTTCGCTTGAAGGTATCAAGTCGATCTTGCTTTATCCGTTGCTGGGCGTATTTGTGACCGGATTTCTGATGCTGGCTGTCAATATCCCGATGGCCGCAATTAATACAGCTTTGAATAACTTCCTGGAAAGCCTTTCAGGTAGTTCAGCAGTACTGATGGGATTGGTTCTTGGCGGTATGATGGCTATTGATATGGGCGGTCCTTTCAACAAGGCGGCTTATGTCTTTGGTACAGGAACATTGGCTGCATCTATTGCAGACGGCGGTTCAGTTGTAATGGCTGCTGTAATGGCTGGAGGTATGGTGCCGCCATTGGCAATTTTTGTCGCTACACTTCTTTTCAAAAACAAATTTACGGAAGAAGAGCGGAATTCCGGTTTAACTAATATCATTATGGGACTGTCTTTCATCACAGAGGGGGCTATTCCATTTGCAGCGGCGGATCCGGGCCGTGCTATTCCAAGCTTTATGGCCGGTTCAGCCTTAGCGGGCGCTCTTGTTGGATATGCAGGAATCAAGCTTATGGCTCCGCACGGCGGTATCTTTGTTATCGCTCTGACCTCCAATCCTCTCCTGTACATTCTCTTTGTATTGGTGGGAGCAGTGGTCTCAGGTATTCTCTTCGGCGCTCTCAGAAAAGCTCAATAA
- the pfkB gene encoding 1-phosphofructokinase, with the protein MIYTVTLNPSIDFIVRIDRLELGAVNRMKSDDKFTGGKGINVSRILQRLGHDSIATGFVGGFTGQFIKDGLKSEGIKTEFIEVEEDTRINVKIKADRETEINGAGPQISDEKSAELQAVLADLSSSDTVVFAGSAPSSLGNAVYKLLIPLAKKAGAQVVCDFEGQTLLDALAYTPLLVKPNNHELADIFGVELDGLADIEKYAHKLLAKGAQNVIVSMAGDGALLVSPEASYFAKPIKGEVKNSVGAGDSMVAGFTGEYVNTGNLLEALKWGVACGTATTFSDDLASAAFIEETYKKVEVEKI; encoded by the coding sequence ATGATCTATACAGTTACTTTAAATCCTTCAATTGATTTTATTGTTCGCATTGATAGGCTTGAGCTAGGTGCTGTCAATCGTATGAAAAGCGACGATAAATTTACAGGAGGAAAAGGCATCAATGTCAGCCGTATTCTTCAGCGTTTGGGGCATGACAGTATTGCCACCGGCTTTGTGGGCGGCTTTACCGGTCAGTTTATTAAAGACGGTCTGAAGTCCGAAGGGATAAAAACAGAATTTATAGAAGTTGAAGAAGACACAAGAATCAATGTTAAAATTAAGGCTGATCGAGAGACTGAGATTAACGGAGCCGGCCCGCAAATTTCTGATGAGAAATCTGCAGAGCTGCAGGCGGTTCTGGCGGATTTAAGCAGTTCAGATACTGTTGTTTTTGCTGGCAGTGCGCCATCCAGTCTGGGCAATGCAGTCTATAAGCTCTTGATTCCCTTAGCTAAAAAGGCAGGGGCGCAGGTCGTCTGTGATTTTGAAGGTCAGACCCTCCTAGATGCTCTGGCTTATACCCCTTTGCTGGTAAAACCTAATAATCATGAGCTGGCTGATATTTTTGGGGTTGAGCTAGATGGGCTGGCCGATATCGAAAAGTATGCGCATAAACTCTTGGCAAAGGGAGCACAAAATGTCATTGTTTCAATGGCAGGGGACGGAGCCTTGCTGGTAAGTCCTGAGGCCAGTTACTTCGCTAAACCAATTAAAGGCGAAGTAAAAAACTCTGTTGGGGCCGGCGATTCAATGGTTGCTGGATTCACCGGAGAATATGTAAACACAGGCAATCTTCTTGAAGCTCTTAAGTGGGGAGTTGCCTGCGGAACAGCCACCACTTTTTCAGATGATTTGGCAAGCGCCGCATTTATTGAGGAAACTTATAAAAAAGTAGAGGTAGAAAAAATATGA
- a CDS encoding DeoR/GlpR family DNA-binding transcription regulator, with protein sequence MITVNDFIEEGGGNILKSKRKQVIMEEISKDSFVTLENLVTILKTSESTVRRDLDELESEHKLHRVHGGAELLHSLQEELSNKQKSIKNVQLKTDIAKKAASFISDGEVIFIDAGTTTELLLDELFQNDLKVVTNSIHHASKLVEHNIETLIIGGVVKTTTDASIGNVAVEQIRQLNFDKAFLGMNGVDEQFLTTPDIEEAVIKKTVIENAQKSYILADSSKIGHVSFAKVDRIEAAELITNHSDIALIKKIREKTRVFEV encoded by the coding sequence ATGATAACTGTAAACGATTTCATTGAGGAGGGAGGTGGAAATATTTTAAAGTCAAAACGCAAACAAGTGATTATGGAGGAGATTTCTAAAGATAGCTTTGTGACTCTGGAAAATCTGGTCACTATTCTTAAAACGTCTGAATCCACAGTACGGCGCGATTTAGATGAATTAGAAAGTGAGCATAAGCTGCACCGTGTTCACGGGGGAGCAGAGCTGTTGCATTCACTGCAGGAAGAGTTATCCAATAAGCAAAAATCTATCAAAAACGTTCAGCTAAAAACTGATATTGCTAAAAAGGCTGCTTCTTTTATTTCTGATGGTGAAGTCATCTTTATTGATGCGGGAACGACCACTGAACTGCTTTTGGATGAGCTGTTTCAAAACGATTTGAAAGTAGTGACGAATTCGATTCATCATGCTAGTAAATTGGTGGAGCACAATATTGAAACGCTGATTATCGGAGGAGTGGTGAAAACGACAACCGATGCCAGCATCGGCAATGTTGCGGTGGAACAGATCCGTCAGTTAAATTTTGATAAAGCTTTTTTAGGGATGAACGGTGTGGATGAGCAATTTTTGACCACTCCTGATATTGAAGAAGCTGTTATCAAAAAGACAGTTATTGAGAATGCTCAGAAATCATATATTTTAGCAGATTCTTCCAAAATCGGTCATGTTTCATTTGCCAAGGTGGACCGGATTGAGGCGGCTGAGCTCATTACCAACCATTCCGATATCGCTTTGATAAAGAAAATTAGAGAAAAAACGAGGGTATTCGAGGTATGA
- a CDS encoding NAD(P)/FAD-dependent oxidoreductase, whose amino-acid sequence MTKNKEIYDITIVGGGPAGLFAAFYAGLRGVSVKIIESLSELGGQPAVLYPEKLIYDIPAFPAVSGADLTSKLLEQLERFEDQITVCLKEEVKTFVKEEGLFTIQTDKAEHFSRALIIACGNGAFAPRRLGLDHELDYADNNLFYNVHRLEDFAGKKVIICGGGDSAVDWALHLDEIAESVTLIHRRDAFRAHEHSVELLQTSGVRILTPYIPVEISGQNGFADRLKIQKVKSEEAITLDLDALIVSFGFSTSNKNLKNWGLDFKRSSIMVSPLFETSQEGVYAIGDAASYEGKIDLIASGFGEAPTAVAQAIKYIYPDRDNRLVHSTALIK is encoded by the coding sequence ATGACAAAAAATAAAGAAATCTATGATATTACGATTGTTGGCGGCGGTCCTGCAGGCCTTTTTGCGGCGTTTTATGCCGGTCTGCGCGGAGTATCTGTCAAAATTATTGAAAGCCTGTCGGAATTGGGAGGGCAGCCTGCCGTTTTATATCCCGAAAAGTTAATTTACGATATTCCGGCTTTTCCGGCTGTCAGCGGTGCAGACCTGACATCTAAACTGCTTGAACAGCTGGAACGTTTTGAGGATCAAATCACAGTCTGTCTGAAGGAAGAAGTAAAGACTTTTGTGAAAGAAGAGGGCCTTTTTACGATTCAAACTGATAAAGCAGAGCATTTTTCGCGGGCCCTTATTATCGCCTGCGGCAACGGAGCTTTTGCTCCTAGGCGCTTAGGTCTAGATCATGAGCTGGATTACGCTGACAATAATCTCTTTTATAATGTGCACCGATTAGAAGACTTTGCAGGTAAAAAAGTTATCATTTGCGGCGGAGGGGATTCAGCTGTTGATTGGGCACTGCATTTAGATGAGATAGCTGAAAGTGTGACATTGATTCACCGCCGTGATGCTTTTCGGGCGCATGAGCACAGTGTGGAACTTTTACAGACTTCCGGTGTCAGGATTCTAACACCTTATATCCCTGTTGAAATCAGCGGTCAAAATGGCTTTGCTGACCGCCTTAAAATTCAAAAAGTTAAATCTGAGGAGGCTATCACTCTCGACTTGGATGCACTGATTGTCAGCTTTGGTTTTTCTACTTCTAACAAAAATCTTAAAAACTGGGGGCTGGACTTTAAACGTTCCAGCATTATGGTGTCGCCGCTTTTTGAAACAAGTCAGGAAGGTGTTTATGCCATCGGAGATGCAGCCAGCTATGAGGGGAAAATAGATCTGATTGCCTCTGGTTTTGGTGAAGCACCGACAGCAGTAGCACAGGCGATTAAATATATTTATCCTGACCGTGATAATCGTTTGGTTCACTCGACTGCTTTAATCAAATAA